The Motacilla alba alba isolate MOTALB_02 chromosome 13, Motacilla_alba_V1.0_pri, whole genome shotgun sequence sequence ctgcagggacattCCCAGGGGATGCAGCCGGCTTTGGGGGCTCTCTGGTGAGGCTGGGCTGCGTGGCAGGGCGGTGTGCTCTGGTGGGAAAGTGtgagcctgtgctgctctgcactccAGAGGCATCCCCAGAcccagagctcctgcccagAGCATGCTGCTGTCCTTGGCCACTGCTTCCCGTGAGCTGGTCCTGCCACAGCAGGCTGGAAGGAAGCATCCTGCCCCAGCTTTGTGGGCTGCAgtggggctctgctctgcaggtcTGCAGGGGTGGGCAGCACAGGACAACTGTGCTGGTGTGTCCATGAGCTTGACTTTCAGCTGTGTCCATCTCTGTGGCACTCCTGGGTGACCACTGAGGCTGCTTCAGCTCACTGGTCACACAAAATAAGTGCCACCATGGCCCTCTGACATGGTACCTCCTGTGGCACGAGGCTCTGCTGGGGTGCTGACACCCCGGCTAGGCAGGCTGTAAACCATGgtccctgtgctggagctgggataaGGACTGCAGTCTGGATAGCTGGATGCTGCGTGGCACATCCTGGCAtctgccagctgggaaaggggagagacACTTGGGTGCTCCTGGTGGGAAAGCACTGAGGAAGCTCTGTCCTGCAGGCCTCTGGACAGGGCAGGAGGTGAGCACCTCTCTGGATGTGGTGATGGAGGTGCAGGGAACAAAAGACTGggtggagaggggaggaaggaagccCTGGTTAGCGGGTCTGGGTGGGAAGTAggagggctggcactgccatggctcctggctgtgctggcacctgTCAAAGGGGTTTCCTGCACGTTGGCATGGAGGGGGACGGGAAGTGCTGACCAGGCTGGGTGAGGCTTCATGACGCAGCCTGACGTGCTCTCCCCTTCCTGGGCAGTCGTGTGAaaacctctcccagctcctgctcctgcctccaaACCCACGCAGCTGCCCCgtgccttccccagccctccaGGGCAGCAAGCTGGGGCTtgcagcagcatggccaggagctgggggcatctctgctgctgggggcaccctcctgtgccaggctggaggcaTGGGAGGGCGGTGTGGGGATACAGGGTGGGAGTACCCATGTCCTGCTGGCACTAGCAGTGGGATGCAGGTGGAACTGGGCCACATCCAGTCCATATGTGGTGTTTGGCCTTGCATGGAGGGCTGGTGTTGGCCTAGAGAAGGGATGTGTGGCTCCAGGGTGAGCTGGGTTCTGCAAGGAGGGGCCAGGACTCTGTGGCAAGGATTTTTCAGCCCTCTGACAGTGCTGGGAATCTGGCTCGCTCCTTTTATGTTCATGTCGAACAGGACTTGAGGAAATACTTGGTCCAGGTCCAAGCGCCTCGAGTTCTTCcatgctggaggagcaggaatggctgcagcctgcccacatctgtctgtctgtctgtctgtcagtgcctgggagctgtgtgcATTGCTCCGGGCCCTGCTTGCCTCTGGCTGTGCATCCCTggtgggaggggagggcagcctccccttcccagcGTGGGGTTGACGTTGGGCCGTGCCGTGGAGCCACAGCAGGGCCAAGGCGCATCCCTGGCACCGTGGCCAGGAAGGGAGACTTGTGGCTGTGCTCCCGGCTGTCCCAGCAGGAGGACATGGGGGGGGGGGCGGGTGTCTCCCTGCCCCGGCAGCCTCTGTGGGAATGAGGTAATGTCTGTGCCTGGTGGGAACGGGCCGGGAGCGCGGGCGGCTGGGGGAGTGCCCAAAGGGTGCCTCCCctgtccttccctgccccaggcGAAGGGCTGGACATGCCTGTGGTTTGCTGTGAGATGTGGGCTGCCCCCCTGACTCACTGTGCTCTCTTCCTGCCCTGGGACCACAGGGATGACTGCAGGGGGTGGCTGGGCTTCGAGGATGAGGCAGCACTGCCTCTGTGTTTGGCGTCACGGCAGTGAGGCCCTGGGGTGCTGGCAGGGTCCCCAGGCATGCCAGAGGGcaagggctgggcagtgccctggAGAAGAGctttgccttctgctgctgccaaggggaagaagctgctctgggctcaTGCACTGGGAAATGGGGAGTAATCTGGGGGTCCCCACTTTCCCCTGGGTCTGCTCTGTGTGGtgtcctgtgctgagctggggatcCTGGGCCTTGGAAGTCCCCTGCCCTCATGAGGatgcccctctgctcccacatTACTGCTTGGCTGTTCAGCTCTCCCTAACTctgtctgtcctgcagctgACTCTGGGTGGGAAGGCAGCCCAGGCCGGTGTTGGAGTGGGCGACTGGGTGCTGTACATCGACGGGGAGAGCACCAGTGCCATGACACACATCGAGGCCCAGAACAGGATCCGTGCCTGTGGGGACAGGCTCTGCCTCACCTTGAGCAGGTAAGAATTGTGGGTCCCTCAAACATGGGGTTCTGGTGTGCCTGCTGTGTAATCAGGGCCCTCTGCCCAGTGCTGCCTCCTGGTATCACCATCTCCCAGCATCACTGCTCCTTACCTAGAGCCTGGAAGTCCCTGGCTGTGTCCAAGGGCTCTGCTTGCCTGGGTAAGGCTTAACCTGACGGCAAGCcacagggcagtgccagctggcCATGTTTCCCCTCGGCTGggtgctgcatccctggggtACCAGCATGCTGGTGGTGTCTGGACCAACTCCAATACCTGCCCATCTGTCTCCTCTCTTGCAGAGCCCAGAACCAGCTGGGGAAGCCGCAGAAGGTACGTGTTGCTCCTGGTGCCACGGTGGCAGCTCAGCCTCATCTCAGGGGAAGGGAATCTCAGCGTAGTGAAACAAATGGACTTTGCTCTTGGGGCTTTTAGGGGGCTGGGGTGTGTTTGAAGGTCTAGAAAgcccagctggaggagcagctctgacctCTGGCACCGTGGAGGATCAGAGGGAGCGAGATCCATGCCGTAGGTGCCTGGGCTCAGATTGTCTGTGcccctgctggtgctgggtgTGGGCAGGGATGCAGAGGGGCCAGCGCAGGGGAGGAGGCTGGGCAGGTGCAGCACCATGTTTGCTAGTGCTGGGGagtgccctggcacagggaggcagggctggggctggtgacTGGTGgctcctgggcagaagccacCTGCATGTGTTCAGCTTTGTGCCGTGGGGCGGTTGCAGTCGGCGCGTGTGCATGCACCGCCCTGCCACGGGCAGCAGCGAGTGTCCGGGGCACCTACTAATCTTCAAATGATCCCGAGGCTGGGTTTGTGACCTGCTGTCGCTGGGCCAGGTGCCCGGTGGAGTGAGCgccagcctggcagagcctggtCTCCGAGGTGCACGTGCTGTCCGGCTttcctccctggctgcctgctgcgctgcctggcccagggctgtcccttgCATGCTGCTTGACGTGTGagcctgtgtctgtgtgttttgtCTCGCTCAGGACTCACTCCCCTGCTCTGAACCCCTGAAATATAACTTCGCTCCCAGCACCGCCCTCAACAAAACAGcccggcccttcggggccggctcaCCTCCGAACCCACGGCCCGGGCTGGTGACGAAACCCGTGACGTACGCGCCCCTGGCGCCCGCCTGCACCCCCCAGCACAACGGGTATGTTGCTGTCCATCCTGCTCCCCGAGGATCGGGGGGAGCCTGCTGCCCCGCCCTGCTGCGCCTTGCATGCCAGGCACCCTGGGTGGGAGCGGGTGACAGCGCCCGTGCCAGAGCAAGCGGTGCTGAGGTGGCACAACAGAACTGTCTCACGCAGGGACGCACGGCCACGCTCGTGCCGGGCCCTTGCTCAGGGACGTGTCAGCCTGTGGGGACTCCTGCCGGGCTTGACACGGTGGCTGTAGCGGGACACTGGCTGGCATCTGCAGTGGCAGGGAAACGGTGGCTGGCTGTGACCACCGGCCGGTGCCTGCCTGGGGGAGTCCTGCCgttcccctggctgcaggaaggggctgggcagagtgatggcctccagccctgccactcTGTTCCCCGGCTCTGCTGCAtgtgtgcagcagtgctggtccctgctcctcctgccagagctgccgtagtgcccaggagctgggcaaCGGGGCAGGATGTGGCATTGACTGCCCTGGGCATCCAGGCCCGTtctgggggctgagggggcaCAGTCTGGTCCGCTGGCatctgcccctgtgccccagtGGCTCTCAGCCCTGGGTGAGCTGGGTGTGAGACTCAGGGATAGGGGGTTAATGCAGGCCATAGGTGAGCTCTGGAAACTTCTTGGGTGCTGTAGGTCTAAtttcaccttcctttttctttctttctctcctccctttctctttccctctccctaCAGGTGCTGAGCCTTGACAAGTCAGTAAGCCTTTTACCTGCTCTCTCTATCCTCCCTGCATGCCTCTTCCCTGCCAGTGCCCTGTCCTTcagggcagggccagcctggGGATGGGCAGCAGGCGCTGCTCTGCCCATGTGGGTGGGTCACTGCTGGCACCAAGCTGTCCCCAGTGTAGAGGGGACAGCTGCCTGTCTCTGCCAGCTGTTGGAGCCCTGGAGTGTCCTTGTGTGTGATCCATTCCCTGTTCCCCACgatgtggctgtgctgggcaagGGCtgatgggctgtgctgggcaccgTGCCCACGGCCAGGTGGCACCGCCATAGACGGCTGTGGTGCAGCTTCCCTGATGGTGTTTTTTGACCTTGGCTTATTCTTGCTCTGTCCTTTCTCTTTCTGGCCCTTGGGGCCAGTTTCAAATTGCCAGGAATGGTGGTGGTCATTCCAGAGTCAGTCCTTCACAGGCCCAGCCTTTGTGAGGGAGGAGTTGGGGGGTGGGGAGTAAGACAAGGTGTGACATCTCTGGTACTGGtgtgctgtgattctgtgctggggaaggtgggggacagccccaggagaTCTGTCAGATTTGACAGGTGACTCTGTCACTCACAGGCagcccccacagctgctggagtcCCCCAGCACCCCTGTGTGTGACCCTGTGAAGCTGCGGATGTTAGAGGACATTGACGACTCAAAGCCCCACAGTTGGACCTCCCAGTCCCGTTCCTTCCGCAAACTGTCCCGCCTGGTGGGCGCAGACGCCAGTGAGTTCCCAGGGggcctggcactggctgcctgcccagctTTGCTGGGGAGACTGGAGCTGGATAAAGGCTTTGGTGCCTCGTGGAGTGTTGGTTTTGGCCCTGTGAGGCAGTTaagccaggcagagctgcctggggctgtgtgggctcgtggtgctgctgctggtctgGGGCCGTGCTCTGCCCCGtggccaggcagggccaggtgggacaggtgggcagtgggaggagagggccttttccctttcctgttccttttcccttcctgctgtctCTGGGCCTCAGTTGCCACAGACTGACTCCATCTCCccctttctctcctgctgtgctcagtggAGGATGGTGAGGACGAGCTTGTTAAAAAGCCCAGGTAAGGGGAGcgtgtgctggagcagcagcaggagccacaaGGTGCCCACCCCAGGCTCAGCCCACACACCTGGTTCTCTCTTGCTGCTTGCAGTCACTCAGGGGAAGCTCTTTgctctgttgctgttttttctctccctctccaagAGTCGAGCTGTTGGTGGAGCTTCAGAGCTCACCCTGCGCTCACCCCACagtgggcactgccagagctcagcCACTGCTCTGGCCATCACCTTGGGAGGGTCCTGCCGGGACACCCACCAGCCAGACAAGATGTCCTGTGCTGGGTAGGacctgctgggcactgctggcaccaAGCTGGGGAGGCCAAGCTCTGCCATTGCTTCTTGAGGAAGAGGGATCTGGAGAAGGCTGGTGCACTGAGAACACCTTGCTGGGGCTATTGGGAGGTGCTAGGCAGCAGCTGGACAGTGTGCTGTGAGCCTGGCGTGGGGCTGCAGGatggcagggcacagctgggtgagTGTCTCTGACTTCTCCTGGTTCTGGAGTGCATTTGTGAGggatgggctgtgctgtggtCAAATACTGAGTGTTGTGCTACCGTTCTTTTCAACATCACAGGGATGCCCATGGGTCCAGCTGGGGCACAGTGGAGCAGTGGTGAGTGCCAGGGTCTGGTGAGGGCACCTttggcagcactgccctgtgctgaaGCAGGGTCTGTGCTTGGTGCTGGCTGAAGTTCCTGCCCTCTGTCACTCACAGGCAGCCTCCACAGCCTCTGGagccccccagcacccctgggtgTGATCCTGGGAAGTTGAGGATGTTAGAGGACGCTGAGGACTGGCAGCCCCGCACCGGGACCTCGCAGTCCCGCTCCTTCCGCAAGCTGGCCCAGCTGACGGGCACAGATGGCAGTGAGTTCCCGCAgggcctggcactgcctggggatGTGGGACTGTTTTGGGGTAACCAGACGTTGGGAGAGGCAGTAGGGTGATGTGGCACCCGGGAGTGTTGGTTTTGGCCACAGTTAACTCCCTGAGGGCAGCTGAGCCAGCGAGatctgcctggggctgtgtgtgggctCATGGTGGTGCTGGTCTGGGGTTGTGTTCTGCCCTGTGGCCAGACAGGGCTGTGCAGTGGGGCCAGGCGAGTGGAGAGgttggttttcctcctttcccttcctgcttttcctggacCTTAGTTGCTGCAGACTGACTCCATCTCCCcctttctctcctgctgcacTCAGTGGAGGATGGTGAGGATGAGTTTATTAAAAAGCCCAGGTAAGGGGATCGTGTGCCAGGGCAACAGCAGGAGCCACAGGGTGCCCACCCTGGGCTCAGCCCACAAGGCTTGTTCTCTCTCACTGCTTGCAGTCACTCAGGGGAAGCTCTTTGCCCtcttgctgtttcttctttcctctccttatCCTCCACCTTCTATCctgtcctttcctttttcctagaGCCGAGCTGTTGGCAGAGCCACAGGCTCACCCCACAACAGGCACTGCCAGTGCTCATCCACTGCTCTGACTGTCACCTCAGGAGGGTCCTGCCCAGCCACCCACCAGCCAGGCAGGCTGTCCCCAGATGAGGTGTCCTCATGCTGGGTGTGCAGGCAGGACctgcttggcactgctggcaccaAGCTGGGGAGGCCAAGATGCAGCACAGTGTGCTGGACACAGTGGGCAGGGGTGGCTGGTGGCACTGACAGCACCTTGCTGGGGGTGTTGGGCGTTGCAGGGTAGGGAACTAGACCAGACCTGGGGCACAATGTCGTGTGGggccagggaatggctgcaaGGCTGATCAGGAGTGAATGCTGTCAGCTTTTCCACAAGGCTCGTGCGTCTCTGGGGCTGTGAATGTGGATGGGGAGGGATGAGCTGGTCAAACACTGACTGCTGTGCCACCATTCTTTCTGATACCACAGGGATGCCCACGGGTCCAGCTGGGGCACGGGGCAACCTCGGTGAGTGCCAGGTTCTGGCAGAGGTGTTGCCATGTGCCAGGGCATCTTTGGGGGTGCTTCCCTGTTCCAGAGCAGGGTCCAGTCctggtgctgagctcctgccctCTGTCACTCGCAGACAGCCCCCACAGCCTCTGGAGCCCCCCAGTGACACTGTGTGTGACCCCGTGAAGCTGCGGATGTTAGAGGACATTGTCGACTCAAAGCCCCACACTTGGACCTCCCAGTCCCGTTCCTTCCGCAAACTGGCCCGGCTGGTGGGAGCAAACAGCAGTGAGTtcctgcagggcctggcactggctgcctgcccaggtgtgcccagcttTGCTGGGGCAGCTGGTAAAGGCTGTGGTGTGTTGTTACAGCAGGGCATTGGTTTTGGCCCCATTTGGGCCCTCTGTGGCAGCTgaaccagcaggagctgcccagagctgcgtgggcacgTGGTGgtgtggctgggctggagctgtgctctgccctgtggccaggcagggctgtgtgttgGAGCAGGGGGGCTGTGGGAGGAAAGggcatttttccttcctttcccttccctttccttcctgctgtgcctgagccTCAGTTGTCACAGACTGACTCCGTCTCCTCCTTTCTGTCCCGGTGTCCTCAGTGGATGATGGTGAGGATGAGCCCGTTAAAAAGCCCAGGTAAGGGGCAGCAGCAAGAGCCACAAGGTGCCCAtgccaggctcagccccacagccactTCACCCTTGCAGCTTGCAGTCACTCTGGGGGTGCTCTTTGCACTGCTGGGggttctcccctccctctctgtcccctctcccagACTTGAGGTGTTTTCAGAGCTGCACaatgggcactgccagcactcaGCCACTGCTCTGACCGTCACCTCAGGAGAGTCCTGCCCCAAGCACCCACCTGGGTAGGGGTGGCTGGTGACAATCACAACACCTTGCTGGAGATGTTGGGAGGTGCTGGGCAGCGACTGGTCTTGGTGCTTTGCATCCCGTGCAGCTGCGGAGCAGCTGCAAGGCTGATGGCCAGTATTTCCATGTGGCTCGTGCCTCCGTGGGGCTTTGGGTGCATATGGCAGGCATGGTCAAACAGTGactgttgtgctgctgttttttccaAGGGATTCCCATGGGTCCACCTGGGGCATAGTGGAGCAGCGGTGAGTGCCATGGTTTGGCAGGGTGTTGCCATGTGCCAGGTCACCTttggcagcactgccctgtgctgcagtgttGGGCAGGGTCAGTGCTTTGTGCTGCCTGAGCTCCTGCCCTCTGTCACTCACAGGGAGCCTCTGgagccccccagcacccccgGGTGTGATCCTGGGAAGCTGCGACTGATGGAGGACGCTGAGGGCTGGCAGCCCCGCACCGGGACCTCGCAGTCCCGCACCTTCCGCAAGCTGGCCCAGCTGACAGGCACAGATGGCAGTGAGTTCCCGCAgggcctggcactgcctggggatGTGGGACTGTTTTGGCATAGCCAGAAGTTGGGAGAGGCAGTAGGGTGGTGTGGCATCAGGAGTTTGATTTTGACCCTAAGTCACCCCTTGAGGGCGGCTGAGCCAGTGAGatctgcctggggctgtgtgtgggctCGTGGTGGTGCTGGTCTGGGGCCGTGCTCTGCCCCATGGATGGGGTGAGGGGATGGTGGATGGGGAGgttggtttttctcctttcctttcctgcttttcctgggcaTCAGTCACTGCAGACTGactccctctccccctttctctcctgctgcacTCAGTGGAGGATGGTGAGGATGAGATTGTTAAAAAGCCCAGGTAAGGGGAGCATGTGCTGAGGCTGCATGTCCCAGGtgtctgggcactgctggctctgagctggggatgctgagctgcacCTTAGCCTCTTGGGCATACAAGGAGTGGAGGAGGCTGATGGCACTGGGAAAACCTGGCTATGGGATGTTGGGAGGTCCTGAGTAGTGCCTGGGGCACATTGTCCTGTAAGCCTggtgtggcagagctgggtgagtGCTGCTGGCTCATTTCCCCTCAGCATCACTACTTCTCATGACTCTGGGCAAACTCTTTGCCCTGTTGTGGATTATTCTCTCCCTCTTTGTCCTCTTCGCAAGCTGAGGTGGtggtggagctgcagagcccacCCTGTGCTCATCCCACAACAGGCACTGCCAGTGCTCAGCCACTGCTTTGACCTTCACCTTGGGCGGTTCCTGCCTGGACACCCACTGGCCAGACAGCTTGTCCCCAAATGGGTGTGCAGGCGAGACCcgctgggcactgctggcaccaAGCTGGGGAGGTTAATATGCAGCACGATGTGTAGGGGTGGCTGGTGACACAACACTTCGCTGGGCATTTTTGGAGTCACAGGGCAGGCACTGTACCTAGGGCACGATATCATGTGGGGTCATGGAATGGCTGCAAGGCTGGTCAGGAGTGAATGCTGTCGGCATTTCCATGAGGTTCTTGTATCTCTGAGATTGTGGGTGCATATGGAAAGCATGGGCTGAGCCATGGATCAGCCACTGACTGCTGTGCCACCATTTTTTCTGATGCCACAGGGATGCCCATGGCTCCAGCTGGGGCACGGTGGAGCACCGGTGAGTGCCAGGGTCTGGCAGAGATGTTGCCATGTGCCAGAGCACCTTTTGGAGTGCTTCCCTGTTCcagagcagggtctgtgctttgtgctgcctgAGCTCCTGCCCTCTGTCACTCACAGACAGCCCCCACAGCCTCTGgagccccccagcacccccgGGTGCAGCCCCGGGAAGCTGCGACTGATGGAGGACGCTGAGGACTGGCAGCCCCGCACCGGGACCTCGCAGTCCCGCACCTTCCGCAAGCTGGCCCAGCTGACgggcacagacagcagcagtgagtTCCCACAGGGCCTGGCACTGCCCGGGGGTGCTGGGCTctccctgggctgccagggTCTGGCAGAGTCTGGAGTGGCACTGGAGTGTTGGTTTTGGCCCCGTGTGATCCCTGTGGGGTGGCTGAGTCAGTGGGAGCTGGTGGGGCTGTGCGTGGTCTCGTGGTGGTGACACCGGTCTGGGGTCTGGATCTGCCCTGTGGCCGGGCAGGGCTTTGTTTTGGGGCAGGGGTTGGTGGGAGGAGAGGttggttttcctcttttcccccctttgcCCTCTTGTTGTGCCGGGGCCTCTGTCTGCGAGGACTGActgtttcctcctttctctcctgctgcGCTCAGTGGAGGATCATGATGATGTGTTTGTTAGGAAGCCCAGGTAAGGGGAgtgtgtggcagcaggagctggggggctgCACGTCCTGGGCAGAGCCCCTTGGGCATTGTTGCCCCTCAGCTGGGAACGCTGAGCTGCGTCGTGGTGCCCCAGAAACAGTGGGTTGGGAGTGGCTGATGGCACTGGCCAAATCTCACTGGGTTGTTGTGATGTTTGGGCAGCATCTGGACCGTGGTGCAGTGTCCTGCAAGCCTGGCGTGGGGCTGTGGGATAGCCGAGCTTGTGGATGTCACCAGTTTGTCAGGATTGTTCCTTGTTCTGTGCAGCTAGGCAGGGGGGTGGACAGCACCCCATTTTTTGCCTTTACCTCTCTGTGACACCTCCTGCCCTGGTGCCATGGCCCTTGGCTACCAGCTGTGCCCAGTTTGCTCTGACACAAATAAAAGTTGGGTTTGTTGCCATCTCCTTTTTGAATTTGTCTTGGAGAAGCACAGAGCCACtggctctccctctctccctgtcccccgTCTTTCATTGGGCTGTGCCTCTTTA is a genomic window containing:
- the PDLIM7 gene encoding PDZ and LIM domain protein 7 isoform X5, whose product is MGDMESYKVMLNGPAPWGFRLQGGKDFSMPLSISRLTLGGKAAQAGVGVGDWVLYIDGESTSAMTHIEAQNRIRACGDRLCLTLSRAQNQLGKPQKVLSLDKQPPQLLESPSTPVCDPVKLRMLEDIDDSKPHSWTSQSRSFRKLSRLVGADAMEDGEDELVKKPRDAHGSSWGTVEQWQPPQPLEPPSTPGCDPGKLRMLEDAEDWQPRTGTSQSRSFRKLAQLTGTDGRMPTGPAGARGNLGECQVLAEVLPCARASLGVLPCSRAGSSPGAELLPSVTRRQPPQPLEPPSDTVCDPVKLRMLEDIVDSKPHTWTSQSRSFRKLARLVGANSMDDGEDEPVKKPRDSHGSTWGIVEQREPLEPPSTPGCDPGKLRLMEDAEGWQPRTGTSQSRTFRKLAQLTGTDGMEDGEDEIVKKPRDAHGSSWGTVEHRQPPQPLEPPSTPGCSPGKLRLMEDAEDWQPRTGTSQSRTFRKLAQLTGTDSSMEDHDDVFVRKPR
- the PDLIM7 gene encoding PDZ and LIM domain protein 7 isoform X2, encoding MGDMESYKVMLNGPAPWGFRLQGGKDFSMPLSISRLTLGGKAAQAGVGVGDWVLYIDGESTSAMTHIEAQNRIRACGDRLCLTLSRAQNQLGKPQKVLSLDKQPPQLLESPSTPVCDPVKLRMLEDIDDSKPHSWTSQSRSFRKLSRLVGADAMEDGEDELVKKPRDAHGSSWGTVEQWQPPQPLEPPSTPGCDPGKLRMLEDAEDWQPRTGTSQSRSFRKLAQLTGTDGRMPTGPAGARGNLGECQVLAEVLPCARASLGVLPCSRAGSSPGAELLPSVTRRQPPQPLEPPSDTVCDPVKLRMLEDIVDSKPHTWTSQSRSFRKLARLVGANSMDDGEDEPVKKPREPLEPPSTPGCDPGKLRLMEDAEGWQPRTGTSQSRTFRKLAQLTGTDGMEDGEDEIVKKPRDAHGSSWGTVEHRQPPQPLEPPSTPGCSPGKLRLMEDAEDWQPRTGTSQSRTFRKLAQLTGTDSSSEFPQGLALPGGAGLSLGCQGLAESGVALECWFWPRVIPVGWLSQWELVGLCVVSWW
- the PDLIM7 gene encoding PDZ and LIM domain protein 7 isoform X6 — protein: MGDMESYKVMLNGPAPWGFRLQGGKDFSMPLSISRLTLGGKAAQAGVGVGDWVLYIDGESTSAMTHIEAQNRIRACGDRLCLTLSRAQNQLGKPQKVLSLDKQPPQLLESPSTPVCDPVKLRMLEDIDDSKPHSWTSQSRSFRKLSRLVGADAMEDGEDELVKKPRDAHGSSWGTVEQWQPPQPLEPPSTPGCDPGKLRMLEDAEDWQPRTGTSQSRSFRKLAQLTGTDGRMPTGPAGARGNLGECQVLAEVLPCARASLGVLPCSRAGSSPGAELLPSVTRRQPPQPLEPPSDTVCDPVKLRMLEDIVDSKPHTWTSQSRSFRKLARLVGANSMDDGEDEPVKKPRDSHGSTWGIVEQREPLEPPSTPGCDPGKLRLMEDAEGWQPRTGTSQSRTFRKLAQLTGTDGMEDGEDEIVKKPSGGS
- the PDLIM7 gene encoding PDZ and LIM domain protein 7 isoform X3 — encoded protein: MGDMESYKVMLNGPAPWGFRLQGGKDFSMPLSISRLTLGGKAAQAGVGVGDWVLYIDGESTSAMTHIEAQNRIRACGDRLCLTLSRAQNQLGKPQKVLSLDKQPPQLLESPSTPVCDPVKLRMLEDIDDSKPHSWTSQSRSFRKLSRLVGADAMEDGEDELVKKPRDAHGSSWGTVEQWQPPQPLEPPSTPGCDPGKLRMLEDAEDWQPRTGTSQSRSFRKLAQLTGTDGMEDGEDEFIKKPRDAHGSSWGTGQPRQPPQPLEPPSDTVCDPVKLRMLEDIVDSKPHTWTSQSRSFRKLARLVGANSMDDGEDEPVKKPRDSHGSTWGIVEQREPLEPPSTPGCDPGKLRLMEDAEGWQPRTGTSQSRTFRKLAQLTGTDGMEDGEDEIVKKPRDAHGSSWGTVEHRQPPQPLEPPSTPGCSPGKLRLMEDAEDWQPRTGTSQSRTFRKLAQLTGTDSSSEFPQGLALPGGAGLSLGCQGLAESGVALECWFWPRVIPVGWLSQWELVGLCVVSWW
- the PDLIM7 gene encoding PDZ and LIM domain protein 7 isoform X11, translated to MGDMESYKVMLNGPAPWGFRLQGGKDFSMPLSISRLTLGGKAAQAGVGVGDWVLYIDGESTSAMTHIEAQNRIRACGDRLCLTLSRAQNQLGKPQKVLSLDKQPPQLLESPSTPVCDPVKLRMLEDIDDSKPHSWTSQSRSFRKLSRLVGADAMEDGEDELVKKPRDSHGSTWGIVEQREPLEPPSTPGCDPGKLRLMEDAEGWQPRTGTSQSRTFRKLAQLTGTDGMEDGEDEIVKKPRDAHGSSWGTVEHRQPPQPLEPPSTPGCSPGKLRLMEDAEDWQPRTGTSQSRTFRKLAQLTGTDSSSEFPQGLALPGGAGLSLGCQGLAESGVALECWFWPRVIPVGWLSQWELVGLCVVSWW
- the PDLIM7 gene encoding PDZ and LIM domain protein 7 isoform X8, with translation MEDGEDELVKKPRDAHGSSWGTVEQWQPPQPLEPPSTPGCDPGKLRMLEDAEDWQPRTGTSQSRSFRKLAQLTGTDGRMPTGPAGARGNLGECQVLAEVLPCARASLGVLPCSRAGSSPGAELLPSVTRRQPPQPLEPPSDTVCDPVKLRMLEDIVDSKPHTWTSQSRSFRKLARLVGANSMDDGEDEPVKKPRDSHGSTWGIVEQREPLEPPSTPGCDPGKLRLMEDAEGWQPRTGTSQSRTFRKLAQLTGTDGMEDGEDEIVKKPRDAHGSSWGTVEHRQPPQPLEPPSTPGCSPGKLRLMEDAEDWQPRTGTSQSRTFRKLAQLTGTDSSSEFPQGLALPGGAGLSLGCQGLAESGVALECWFWPRVIPVGWLSQWELVGLCVVSWW
- the PDLIM7 gene encoding PDZ and LIM domain protein 7 isoform X4 → MGDMESYKVMLNGPAPWGFRLQGGKDFSMPLSISRLTLGGKAAQAGVGVGDWVLYIDGESTSAMTHIEAQNRIRACGDRLCLTLSRAQNQLGKPQKVLSLDKQPPQLLESPSTPVCDPVKLRMLEDIDDSKPHSWTSQSRSFRKLSRLVGADAMEDGEDELVKKPRDAHGSSWGTVEQWQPPQPLEPPSTPGCDPGKLRMLEDAEDWQPRTGTSQSRSFRKLAQLTGTDGMEDGEDEFIKKPRQPPQPLEPPSDTVCDPVKLRMLEDIVDSKPHTWTSQSRSFRKLARLVGANSMDDGEDEPVKKPRDSHGSTWGIVEQREPLEPPSTPGCDPGKLRLMEDAEGWQPRTGTSQSRTFRKLAQLTGTDGMEDGEDEIVKKPRDAHGSSWGTVEHRQPPQPLEPPSTPGCSPGKLRLMEDAEDWQPRTGTSQSRTFRKLAQLTGTDSSSEFPQGLALPGGAGLSLGCQGLAESGVALECWFWPRVIPVGWLSQWELVGLCVVSWW
- the PDLIM7 gene encoding PDZ and LIM domain protein 7 isoform X1; its protein translation is MGDMESYKVMLNGPAPWGFRLQGGKDFSMPLSISRLTLGGKAAQAGVGVGDWVLYIDGESTSAMTHIEAQNRIRACGDRLCLTLSRAQNQLGKPQKVLSLDKQPPQLLESPSTPVCDPVKLRMLEDIDDSKPHSWTSQSRSFRKLSRLVGADAMEDGEDELVKKPRDAHGSSWGTVEQWQPPQPLEPPSTPGCDPGKLRMLEDAEDWQPRTGTSQSRSFRKLAQLTGTDGRMPTGPAGARGNLGECQVLAEVLPCARASLGVLPCSRAGSSPGAELLPSVTRRQPPQPLEPPSDTVCDPVKLRMLEDIVDSKPHTWTSQSRSFRKLARLVGANSMDDGEDEPVKKPRDSHGSTWGIVEQREPLEPPSTPGCDPGKLRLMEDAEGWQPRTGTSQSRTFRKLAQLTGTDGMEDGEDEIVKKPRDAHGSSWGTVEHRQPPQPLEPPSTPGCSPGKLRLMEDAEDWQPRTGTSQSRTFRKLAQLTGTDSSSEFPQGLALPGGAGLSLGCQGLAESGVALECWFWPRVIPVGWLSQWELVGLCVVSWW